Genomic segment of Candidatus Eremiobacteraceae bacterium:
CTGGCGACGCTGAACGGGCTCGAACCGTCGACCTCCTGCGTGACAGGCAGGCGCTCTAACCAACTGAGCTACAGCGCCACGCTGATTCCCATATGGATTTTTGGACATTTCGACCATCTAGACGTCTTGCGTGGCCCAGCCTTTCTTGGACCACCTTCACATTTTCGCCTGCCGCCGGGCTCAGCGTCGAGTGCCGCAGATCGAGGAAGCGCAACGGCTTTCCCTATGTTGGTTGAAGCGACTTAGCTATCCGATGATTTCGTATTTGTTTTCGCGGGGCTATTCGTGCTGCCGCTTGACGACTGCCGGCGTGACGCCCACTACGCGGCGCATGCAGCGCGCCATGTGGCTTTGATCGGAGAATCCAGAAAGCGATGCGACTTCGGTAAGGCTATATTTACGTTTCGTTAGCAGGCTCATTGCATATTCGACGCGACATTGAATGACGAATTGATGGGCGGGCTGGTTGGTCGCCTCTTTGAACAATATCCTAAAACGCGACGGGCTGAGTCCCGCGACGGCCGCAAGCTCGCTCAATGAGAGATCGAGAACAAGATTGTCGTGGATGTAGTCGATGACGGCGCTCAACCGCCGCTTTGAAAAGCTGTATACGCGAGGTGGGACGATCGGAGCGTAGCGTTGCAGGAGCCGCGCAGCAAGTGCCAACCCGAGGCTGTCGGCGTACAGCCGTCCATTGGGTTCGGGTCCCTGCAATTCCAGTTGGAGCGCCCGACCGATGTGGCCGATTCGCGGATCACGCAGTCGCAGTTGCGCCTCGACAGAAACGGTGTCGGGATTCAGGTCCATGCCCTCGGCAGCGGTTTGCATGAGCGAAGGCATCAAGCAAATGCCCAACATCGTGGCCGGCCCATCTTCTTCCCAAACGGCTGAATGAGCGAGCGGCACGACATCACAATCGCCCGGGCTCATGCGCCGGCGCTGGACGAATCCGGCGCAACGACAGGTCGCGAT
This window contains:
- a CDS encoding AraC family transcriptional regulator; amino-acid sequence: MEERAWAASQIHITLRATSEGRSWTGFAAQLYDTSGGFAEMPPKTHHRVRMHLSAPIIATCRCAGFVQRRRMSPGDCDVVPLAHSAVWEEDGPATMLGICLMPSLMQTAAEGMDLNPDTVSVEAQLRLRDPRIGHIGRALQLELQGPEPNGRLYADSLGLALAARLLQRYAPIVPPRVYSFSKRRLSAVIDYIHDNLVLDLSLSELAAVAGLSPSRFRILFKEATNQPAHQFVIQCRVEYAMSLLTKRKYSLTEVASLSGFSDQSHMARCMRRVVGVTPAVVKRQHE